A genomic stretch from Amia ocellicauda isolate fAmiCal2 chromosome 23, fAmiCal2.hap1, whole genome shotgun sequence includes:
- the LOC136719228 gene encoding barrier-to-autointegration factor isoform X1 — MLPMPAALRVGKRTKRAEWKSDAYHTADMSTTSQKHRDFVAEPMGEKPVSALSGIGEVLGRKLEEQGFDKASVVLGQFLVLKQDDELFTEWLKDACGANTRQASSCYQCLKEWCDTFL; from the exons ATGTTGCCTATGCCAGCAGCACTACGGGTGGGGAAGAGGACCAAACGCGCCGAGTGGAAGTCAGACGCGTACCACACGG CAGACATGTCAACCACCTCTCAGAAACACAGGGACTTCGTTGCGGAGCCCATGGGGGAGAAGCCCGTCTCTGCCCTGTCTGGCATAGGAGAGGTTCTGGGCAGGAAGCTGGAAGAGCAGGGATTTGACAAG GCGTCTGTGGTCTTGGGCCAGTTCCTGGTGCTGAAGCAAGATGATGAGCTTTTCACAGAGTGGCTGAAAGATGCCTGCGGAGCTAATACTAGACAAGCATCTTCATGTTATCAGTGTTTAAAAGAGTGGTGCGATACGTTCCTGTGA
- the LOC136719228 gene encoding barrier-to-autointegration factor isoform X3 yields the protein MSTTSQKHRDFVAEPMGEKPVSALSGIGEVLGRKLEEQGFDKASVVLGQFLVLKQDDELFTEWLKDACGANTRQASSCYQCLKEWCDTFL from the exons ATGTCAACCACCTCTCAGAAACACAGGGACTTCGTTGCGGAGCCCATGGGGGAGAAGCCCGTCTCTGCCCTGTCTGGCATAGGAGAGGTTCTGGGCAGGAAGCTGGAAGAGCAGGGATTTGACAAG GCGTCTGTGGTCTTGGGCCAGTTCCTGGTGCTGAAGCAAGATGATGAGCTTTTCACAGAGTGGCTGAAAGATGCCTGCGGAGCTAATACTAGACAAGCATCTTCATGTTATCAGTGTTTAAAAGAGTGGTGCGATACGTTCCTGTGA
- the LOC136719228 gene encoding barrier-to-autointegration factor isoform X2, with product MLPMPAALRVGKRTKRAEWKSDAYHTDMSTTSQKHRDFVAEPMGEKPVSALSGIGEVLGRKLEEQGFDKASVVLGQFLVLKQDDELFTEWLKDACGANTRQASSCYQCLKEWCDTFL from the exons ATGTTGCCTATGCCAGCAGCACTACGGGTGGGGAAGAGGACCAAACGCGCCGAGTGGAAGTCAGACGCGTACCACACGG ACATGTCAACCACCTCTCAGAAACACAGGGACTTCGTTGCGGAGCCCATGGGGGAGAAGCCCGTCTCTGCCCTGTCTGGCATAGGAGAGGTTCTGGGCAGGAAGCTGGAAGAGCAGGGATTTGACAAG GCGTCTGTGGTCTTGGGCCAGTTCCTGGTGCTGAAGCAAGATGATGAGCTTTTCACAGAGTGGCTGAAAGATGCCTGCGGAGCTAATACTAGACAAGCATCTTCATGTTATCAGTGTTTAAAAGAGTGGTGCGATACGTTCCTGTGA
- the pygb gene encoding glycogen phosphorylase, brain form, with translation MATPLTDTEKRKQISVRGIAGLGDVAEIKKSFNRHLHFTLVKDRNVATPRDYYFALAHTVRDHLVGRWIRTQQYYYEKDPKRIHYLSLEFYMGRTLQNTMINLGLQNACDEAIYQLGLDLEELEEIEEDAGLGNGGLGRLAACFLDSMASLGLAAYGYGIRYEFGIFNQKITNGWQVEEADDWLRYGNPWEKARPEYMLPVHFYGRVENTAEGAKWVDTQIILAMPYDTPVPGYKNNTVNTMRLWSAKAPNDFNLQEFNVGDYIQAVLDRNLAENISRVLYPNDNFFEGKELRLKQEYFVVAATLQDIVRRFKSSRFGCRDPVRTSFETFPEKVAIQLNDTHPALAIPELMRILLDIEKLDWEKAWEVTVQTCAYTNHTVLPEALERWPVYMFEKLLPRHLEIIYEINRRHLDKISAVYPGDWDRLRRMSLIEEGDPKRINMAHLCVVGSHAVNGVARIHSEIVKTTVFKDFCDVEPDKFQNKTNGITPRRWLLLCNPGLADIIAEKIGEDFLTDLYQLNKLLDFVDDEAFIRDIAKVKQENKLKFAAYLEKEYKVKINPDSIFDIQVKRIHEYKRQLLNLLHIITFYNRIRKDPNKNFTPRTIMIGGKAAPGYHMAKMIIKLITSVGEVVNNDPVVGDRLKVIYLENYRVSLAEKVVPAADLSEQISTAGTEASGTGNMKFMLNGALTIGTMDGANVEMAEEAGEENLFIFGMRVEDVEAMDRRGYNAKEYYERIPELQQVMDQISSGFFTPREPDMFKDVVDMLLYHDRFKVFADYEAYISCQEKVSDLYKNPKEWTKKVIRNIAASGKFSSDRTISEYAREIWGVEPSDVKIPPPNVPRE, from the exons ATGGCCACGCCACTGACAGACACCGAGAAAAGAAAGCAGATCAGCGTGAGGGGCATCGCCGGGTTGGGAGACGTCGCCGAGATCAAGAAGAGCTTCAACCGGCACCTCCACTTCACCCTGGTGAAGGACCGCAATGTGGCGACCCCCCGGGATTACTACTTCGCCCTGGCGCACACCGTCAGGGACCACCTGGTGGGGCGGTGGATCCGCACTCAGCAGTATTACTATGAGAAAGATCCCAAG AGAATCCACTACCTGTCTCTGGAGTTCTACATGGGCCGCACCCTGCAGAATACCATGATAAACCTCGGCCTGCAGAACGCCTGCGATGAAGCCATCTATCAG CTGGGACTGGATCTTGAAGAGTTGGAGGAGATTGAAGAAGATGCTGGTTTGGGCAATGGAGGGCTGGGACGTCTGGCAG CTTGCTTCTTGGACTCCATGGCGTCTCTGGGCCTGGCAGCCTACGGATATGGAATCCGATACGAGTTTGGTATTTTCAACCAAAAAATCACTAACGGCTGGCAA GTGGAGGAAGCAGACGATTGGCTGCGCTATGGGAATCCCTGGGAGAAGGCCCGCCCTGAGTACATGCTGCCGGTGCATTTCTATGGAAGAGTGGAGAACACCGCGGAGGGGGCGAAATGGGTGGACACTCAG ATCATCCTCGCCATGCCCTATGACACCCCCGTGCCTGGGTACAAGAACAACACTGTCAACACCATGAGGCTCTGGTCTGCCAAGGCGCCCAATGATTTCAACCTCCAGGAGT TCAATGTGGGCGATTACATCCAGGCCGTGCTGGACAGGAATCTGGCGGAGAACATTTCTCGAGTCCTGTACCCCAATGACAAC TTCTTTGAAGGGAAGGAGCTGCGGCTGAAGCAGGAGTACTTCGTGGTGGCCGCCACGCTCCAGGACATTGTCCGCCGCTTCAAGTCATCCAGGTTCGGCTGCCGAGACCCTGTCCGGACGTCCTTCGAAACCTTCCCAGAAAAG GTGGCTATCCAACTGAACGACACCCACCCGGCCCTGGCCATCCCGGAGCTCATGAGAATTCTGTTGGATATTGAGAAGCTGGACTGGGAAAAG GCCTGGGAAGTGACAGTACAGACCTGTGCCTACACCAACCACACGGTGCTGCCTGAGGCCCTGGAGCGCTGGCCCGTCTACATGTTCGAGAAGCTCCTGCCCAGACACCTGGAGATCATCTACGAGATCAACCGCCGACACCTGGAC AAAATCTCTGCCGTATACCCGGGAGATTGGGATCGCCTGAGGAGGATGTCCCTGATCGAGGAGGGAGACCCCAAGAGGATCAACATGGCGCACCTGTGTGTGGTGGGCTCTCACGCTGTCAACGGCGTGGCCAGGATTCACTCCGAGATCGTCAAGACCACCGT TTTTAAGGATTTCTGCGACGTGGAGCCTGACAAGTTCCAGAACAAGACCAACGGGATAACCCCCCGCCGCtggctgctgctgtgtaacCCGGGCCTGGCAGACATCATCGCTGAG AAAATCGGAGAAGACTTTCTCACTGACCTGTACCAGCTGAACAAGCTGCTGGACTTCGTCGATGATGAAGCCTTCATTCGGGACATCGCCAAAGTGAAACAG gAGAACAAGTTAAAATTCGCGGCTTACTTAGAGAAGGAGTACAAAGTGAAAATCAACCCCGACTCGATCTTCGACATCCAAGTCAAGAGAATCCACGAGTACAAGAGGCAGCTTCTGAACCTTCTGCACATCATCACCTTCTATAACC GTATTAGGAAGGATCCCAACAAGAATTTCACTCCAAGAACTATAATGATTGGAGGAAAG GCAGCTCCTGGCTACCACATGGCCAAGATGATTATCAAGCTGATTACCTCAGTGGGAGAGGTGGTCAACAACGACCCCGTGGTGGGAGATCGCCTCAAGGTCATCTACCTGGAGAACTACAGAGTGTCTCTGGCTGAGAAAG TGGTCCCCGCGGCCGACCTCTCGGAGCAGATCTCCACCGCCGGCACAGAGGCCTCCGGCACCGGGAACATGAAGTTCATGCTGAACGGTGCCCTGACCATCGGGACCATGGACGGGGCCAATGTGGAGATGGCGGAAGAGGCGGGCGAGGAGAACCTGTTCATCTTCGGCATGAGGGTGGAGGACGTGGAGGCCATGGACAGGAGAGG CTACAACGCCAAGGAGTACTACGAGCGCATCCCCGAGCTGCAGCAGGTCATGGACCAGATCAGCAGCGGCTTCTTCACCCCCCGAGAGCCGGACATGTTCAAAGACGTGGTCGACATGCTCCTGTACCACGACAG ATTCAAAGTGTTCGCCGACTATGAAGCTTACATCAGCTGTCAGGAGAAGGTCAGCGATCTCTACAAG AATCCGAAGGAGTGGACCAAGAAGGTGATCAGGAACATCGCGGCCTCGGGCAAGTTCTCGAGCGACCGCACCATCTCCGAGTACGCCCGCGAGATCTGGGGCGTGGAGCCCTCCGACGTCAAGATCCCCCCGCCCAACGTCCCACGCGAGTGA
- the LOC136719125 gene encoding E3 ubiquitin-protein ligase siah2-like, with the protein MNDSIAVSAVSQAGGDSALLALLACTRCSGVVAPPMLQCRDGHLLCARCRQGWRCGRSRGSCPTCRGPPKPPLRNIALEQVASTLGLNSESCSAADADIIAAHREELAHLFECPVCFQYLRAPMIQCHAGHLVCNMCLPRVTSCPYCRGPLKPYCRNIAMEKLAAMFTFPSESDSLDGSITAVGEEGGSGREDTVAPIPAPIPAPIPAPIPAPSPAPSPPRSQPRSQPRSQPGSQPGSQPGSQPGAQPGSQPGSQLPVLVTDASPGPPQTRPRAARP; encoded by the exons atgaatgactcAATCGCTGTTTCTGCCGTGTCTCAGGCCGGCGGCGACTCGGCGCTGCTGGCGCTCCTGGCCTGCACTCGGTGCTCCGGCGTCGTGGCGCCGCCCATGCTGCAGTGCCGGGACGGGCACCTCCTCTGCGCCCGCTGCCGCCAGGGGTGGAGGTGCGGCCGGAGCCGGGGAAGCTGCCCCACCTGCCGCGGCCCCCCGAAGCCCCCACTGAGGAACATCGCACTGGAGCAGGTGGCGTCGACACTGGGCCTGAACTCCGAG TCCTGCAGCGCTGCAGACGCCGACATCATTGCGGCCCACAGGGAGGAGCTGGCGCACCTGTTCGAGTGCCCCGTGTGCTTTCAGTACCTGAGGGCGCCCATGATTCAGTGCCACGCCGGACACCTGGTGTGTAACATGTGCCTGCCCAGGGTGACCAGCTGTCCGTACTGCCGGGGGCCACTGAAGCCGTACTGCAGGAACATCGCGATGGAGAAGCTTGCCGCGATGTTTACCTTTCCCTCCGAG TCTGACTCCctggatggcagcatcactGCAGTTGGCGAAGAGGGCGGTTCAGGGCGGGAGGACACTGTGGCTCCCATCCCAGCGCCCATCCCGGCGCCCATCCCGGCGCCCATCCCCGCGCCCAGCCCGGCGCCCAGCCCg ccccgctcccagccccgctcccagccccgctcccagccCGGCTCCCAGCCCGGCTCCCAGCCCGGCTCCCAGCCCGGCGCCCAGCCCGGCTCCCAGCCCGGCTCCCAGCTCCCAGTCCTTGTCACTGATGCGTCGCCAGGACCTCCACAGACCCGGCCCAGAGCTGCGCGGCCCTGA